Proteins encoded within one genomic window of Carassius carassius chromosome 22, fCarCar2.1, whole genome shotgun sequence:
- the LOC132098824 gene encoding soluble scavenger receptor cysteine-rich domain-containing protein SSC5D-like produces MNVRMVNGSSRCAGRVEVLHRGQWGTVCDDYWGLAGAAVVCRELDCGEPVDTLGDAHFGSGSGPIWMGIVFCTGSESTLKNCGSFGWGIHNCDHSKDAGVNCSDHNHSRFIIGPHLCSGRLEIYHNQTWMSVCDTVFDQQDAEVVCRELDCGAPVQVLGAAAFGKGDAQMWTQEIQCRGNETHIHLCPTSPSHQNTCSHDSDVGVICSS; encoded by the exons ATGAATGTGAGAATGGTAAATGGTAGCAGTCGCtgtgctggtagagtggaggttcttcatagaggtcagtggggaacagtgtgtgatgATTACTGGGGTTTGGCTGGtgctgcagtggtgtgtagagagctggactgtggagaACCTGTAGATACTCTGGGTGATGCTCATTTTGGATCAGGATCAGGACCGATCTGGATGGGTATTGTCTTTTGTACTGGATCAGAATCTACACTGAAGAATTGTGGATCATTCGGATGGGGTATACATAACTGTGATCATAGTAAAGATGCAGGAGTCAATTGTTCAG ATCATAATCATTCCAGATTTATTATTGGACCTCACCTGTGCTCTGGGAGATTGGAGATATATCATAATCAGACGTGGATGTCAGTGTGTGACACTGtctttgaccagcaggatgcagaggttgtgtgtagagagctggactgtggggctcctgtacaggtgctgggagcagctgcttttgGCAAAGGAGACGCTCAGATGTggacacaagagattcagtgcagaggaaatgaaACACACATTCACCTCTGTCCAACATCACCATCACATCAAAACACCTGTTCACATGACAGTGATGTAGGAGTGATTTGTTCTAGTtga
- the LOC132098821 gene encoding deleted in malignant brain tumors 1 protein-like, with translation MMENCRMLIFLCYISKLTSDSVNVRLVGGHSRCAGRVEVLHSGQWGTVCDDGWDLVDAAVVCRELDCGEPIDALGAAHFGQGSGPVWLGVVLCFGSESTLVNCRSPGWGKHECDHSKDAGVICSEVRLVGGSPCSGRLEILHNQTWMSVCDAVFDQQDAEVVCRELDCGAPVQVLGAAAFDKGDTQMWTQEIQCSGNESQIHLCPTSPSHENNCSHDKDVGLMCADNVNVRLVGGHSRCAGRVEVLHRGQWGKVCSFGWDMADAAVVCRELDCGEPVDALGDDHFGPGLETICMSIAMCTGSESTLKKCGSLGQVGQGCDPYGDAGVIC, from the exons ATGATGGAGAACTGTCGGATGCTCATATTTCTGTGCTATATTTCAAAACTCACTTCTG ACAGTGTGAATGTGAGGTTGGTTGGTGGTCACAGTCGCTGTGCTGGCCGAGTGGAGGTTCTTCACAGCggtcagtggggaacagtgtgtgatgATGGCTGGGATTTGGTtgatgctgcagtggtgtgtagagagctggactgtggagaACCTATAGATGCTCTGGGTGCTGCTCATTTTGGTCAGGGATCAGGGCCAGTCTGGTTGGGTGTTGTCTTATGTTTTGGATCAGAGTCAACACTGGTCAATTGTAGATCACCAGGATGGGGTAAACATGAGTGTGATCATAGTAAAGACGCTGGAGTCATTTGTTCAG aagtcCGGCTGGTTGGAGGTTCTCCCTGCTCTGGGAGGTTAGAGATCCTTCATAATCAGACGTGGATGTCAGTGTGTGACGCTGtctttgaccagcaggatgcagaggttgtgtgtagagagctggactgtggggctcctgtacaggtgctgggagcagctgcttttgacaaaggagacactcagatgtggacacaagagattcagtgcagTGGAAATGAGTCTCAGATTCACCTCTGTCCAACATCACCATCACATGAAAACAACTGTTCACATGACAAAGATGTTGGACTGATGTGTGCAG ACAATGTGAATGTGAGGTTGGTTGGTGGTCACAGTCGTtgtgctggtagagtggaggttcTTCATAGAGGTCAGTGGGGAAAAGTGTGTAGTTTTGGTTGGGATATGGCtgatgctgcagtggtgtgtagagagctggactgtggagaACCTGTAGATGCTCTGGGTGATGATCATTTTGGACCAGGATTGGAAACAATTTGTATGAGTATTGCCATGTGTACTGGATCAGAATCTACACTAAAGAAATGTGGGTCACTTGGACAGGTTGGACAAGGTTGTGATCCTTATGGAGATGCTGGAGTCATCTGCTGA